One region of Quercus lobata isolate SW786 chromosome 2, ValleyOak3.0 Primary Assembly, whole genome shotgun sequence genomic DNA includes:
- the LOC115973873 gene encoding uncharacterized protein LOC115973873 — protein sequence MEHKRRNLSNNMNDGVGAMDRISELPKVIIHHILSFLSTKAVAKTSLLSKRWKSFTISYPVLDFNENYFQRLEKNEMHQPYHTWGTDYMPFRPKYPEFSTREDVMHFVNKSLLKFCEQKICIDTFKLQVSFTNMEEALVDKWIEWAVENCVKVLEVSVRMKNEERYILPQIDFSANTITVLKLSGCNLERPVNLKNTINFYSLKELSLRRVYVVEEMLHNLISRCPSIENLSLIYCLGLKKFQALKPLKYFCIFPTYRLFESVYVEGSSLRYLRYEHPNGRLGEIKVNACQNLGVLYLKSASITDQWLYDLNTKFPHLHSLTLFSCDLLEKVHISSHSLKNFTLIKGCELRETEIDTPNLQNFIVDYGFKRPFPKLSFKSAPCQTTAKFHLDSRMQLNTDWLLELREFLEKPIQIKTLFLHLFGKVKCNLDEFIPTPPYDLEILKLQCELSPRSRYSDYVDALLLTCHPKTLVASSNSKKDFENDHLLGGLVVLEFNCQTPKFLAFGIKARSFLVMAETRSTTAATQEALASLRTASNHHAKEIQGMRTIQEVHNTRTLNEMNQQLAILVQRGGGFD from the exons ATGGagcacaaaagaagaaatttgaGCAATAACATGAATGATGGAGTTGGTGCCATGGATCGAATCTCAGAATTGCCCAAAGTCATCATCCATCATATTTTGTCTTTCCTTTCCACAAAAGCTGTTGCAAAAACCAGTCTACTTTCCAAGAGATGGAAAAGTTTTACGATTTCATATCCTGTTCTAGATTTTAACGAGAACTACTTTCAACGCTTAGAAAAAAATGAGATGCACCAACCATATCACACTTGGGGGACAGATTATATGCCATTTAGGCCAAAATATCCAGAATTTTCCACCAGAGAAgatgtcatgcattttgtgaATAAATCCTTACTAAAATTTTGTGAGCAAAAGATTTGCATAGACACTTTCAAGCTTCAGGTGAGCTTTACTAACATGGAAGAGGCTCTTGTGGACAAATGGATAGAATGGGCGGTAGAGAATTGTGTCAAAGTGCTTGAAGTCAGTGTCAGAATGAAAAACGAAGAGAGGTATATTTTGCCACAAATAGACTTTTCTGCCAACACAATAACAGTATTGAAATTATCAGGTTGTAATTTGGAGCGTCCCGTTAATTTGAAGAATACTATAAATTTCTACTCTTTGAAAGAACTGTCTTTGCGACGTGTTTATGTAGTCGAAGAGATGCTTCATAATCTGATTTCTCGCTGCCCTTCAATTGAGAATCTCAGTCTTATTTATTGTTTGGGGttgaaaaaatttcaagccCTTAAACCCCtgaaatatttttgcattttcccGACATACCGACTTTTTGAGTCGGTTTACGTTGAAGGATCAAGCCTAAGATATCTTCGTTATGAGCATCCTAATGGGAGGTTGGGTGAGATCAAGGTGAACGCTTGTCAAAATCTTGGAGTATTATACTTAAAAAGTGCAAGCATCACTGATCAGTGGCTTTATGATCTCAATACAAAATTCCCCCATCTTCACTCTTTGACTCTATTTTCTTGTGATCTGTTGGAAAAGGTTCATATTTCAAGCCATTCGCTCAAGAATTTTACGTTGATTAAAGGTTGTGAGCTACGGGAGACAGAGATTGATACCCCTAATTTACAGAATTTCATAGTTGATTATGGTTTTAAGAGACCTTTTCCTAAATTGTCTTTTAAGAGCGCTCCATGTCAAACAACAGCTAAATTTCATTTAGACAGCAGGATGCAACTCAACACTGATTGGCTCCTTGAATTGAGGGAATTCCTTGAAAAACCAATCCAGATCAAGACTTTGTTCCTGCATCTGTTTGGGAAG GTTAAATGTAACTTGGATGAATTTATTCCAACTCCACCCTATGACCTCGAGATTTTGAAGCTGCAGTGTGAATTGTCACCACGTTCTCGTTATTCAGATTATGTCGATGCTTTGCTTTTAACTTGTCATCCTAAAACTTTAGTCGCCTCATCTAATTCTAAAAAAGACTTTGAAAAT GATCATCTTCTAGGAGGTCTGGTTGTCCTCGAATTCAACTGCCAAACTCCCAAATTCCTAGcatttggtatcaaagcaagGTCTTTCTTGGTAATGGCTGAGACACGTTCCACCACTGCAGCAACTCAGGAAGCTCTTGCTTCACTTAGAACTGCATCAAATCATCACGCTAAAGAAATTCAAGGGATGCGAACCATCCAAGAAGTGCATAATACACGTACTTTGAACGAGATGAATCAACAATTGGCTATTCTTGTACAGAGGGGTGGTGGTTTTGATTAA